A DNA window from Kitasatospora atroaurantiaca contains the following coding sequences:
- a CDS encoding FtsW/RodA/SpoVE family cell cycle protein produces MASPSAVARAGAPSRPVKSRRNTELVLVLAAVLISAFGYVEVGANIDGKAPSDAVGYGVALGVLALLAHGVTRWKARYADPLLLPIGILLNGIGLVVIYRLDRATPGSEAAPTQLLWSTLGVALYIAVVLLLRDHKILQRYAYIGALVALVLLVLPIFFPPVYGSRIWITIGPLSFQPGEFAKILLAVFFAAYLAVHRDALALTGRRIWRFQLPLGRVLGPVLLIWAAFVGVLVLETDLGTSLLFFGLFVIMLYVATARSGWIAIGLFLAAVAAVGVGWLSPHVHSRVTDWLDPLGSIAAGQGANQIAQSLFAFAWGAILGTGLGVGHSILIGFAAKSDFILATIGEELGLVGLVAVFLLYALLVSRGFRTGIALRDPFGRLLAIGLAAIVGLQVFVVAGGVLDLIPLTGMTLPFIAQGGSSVVTNWIIVALLVRMSDLARRPLPEAMP; encoded by the coding sequence GTGGCCTCACCCTCCGCAGTAGCCAGGGCCGGCGCGCCGAGCCGCCCGGTCAAGAGCCGCCGCAACACCGAACTCGTGCTGGTGCTCGCCGCCGTGCTGATCTCCGCCTTCGGTTACGTCGAGGTCGGCGCCAACATCGACGGGAAGGCTCCCTCGGATGCGGTCGGGTACGGGGTCGCCCTGGGGGTGCTCGCTCTGCTCGCGCACGGGGTGACCCGCTGGAAGGCCCGGTACGCCGACCCGCTGCTGCTGCCGATCGGGATCCTGCTCAACGGCATCGGACTGGTGGTCATCTACCGGCTGGACCGGGCCACCCCCGGCAGCGAGGCGGCGCCCACCCAGCTGCTCTGGTCCACCCTCGGGGTCGCCCTCTACATCGCTGTCGTCCTCCTGCTGCGCGACCACAAGATCCTGCAGCGGTACGCCTACATCGGCGCGCTGGTCGCCCTCGTCCTGCTGGTCCTGCCGATCTTCTTCCCGCCGGTCTACGGCTCACGGATCTGGATCACCATCGGGCCGCTGTCGTTCCAGCCGGGCGAGTTCGCCAAGATCCTGCTGGCGGTCTTCTTCGCCGCGTACCTCGCGGTGCACCGGGACGCGCTCGCACTGACCGGCCGCCGGATCTGGAGGTTCCAGCTGCCGCTGGGCCGGGTGCTGGGCCCGGTGCTGCTGATCTGGGCGGCCTTCGTCGGCGTCCTGGTGCTGGAGACCGACCTCGGCACCTCGCTGCTGTTCTTCGGGCTCTTCGTGATCATGCTGTACGTGGCCACCGCGCGCAGCGGCTGGATCGCCATCGGCCTGTTCCTGGCGGCGGTGGCGGCCGTCGGCGTCGGCTGGCTCTCGCCGCACGTGCACAGCCGGGTCACCGACTGGCTCGACCCGCTCGGTTCGATCGCCGCGGGCCAGGGGGCCAACCAGATCGCCCAGTCGCTGTTCGCCTTCGCCTGGGGCGCCATTCTCGGGACCGGGCTGGGCGTGGGCCACTCGATCCTGATCGGCTTCGCCGCCAAGTCCGACTTCATCCTCGCCACCATCGGCGAGGAGCTCGGTCTGGTCGGCCTGGTGGCGGTCTTCCTGCTCTACGCCCTCCTGGTCTCGCGCGGCTTCCGTACCGGGATCGCACTCAGGGACCCGTTCGGGCGGCTGCTGGCGATCGGCCTGGCCGCGATCGTCGGCCTGCAGGTCTTCGTGGTCGCCGGCGGCGTGCTCGACCTCATTCCGCTGACCGGGATGACGCTGCCGTTCATCGCCCAGGGCGGCTCCTCGGTGGTGACCAACTGGATCATCGTGGCGCTGCTGGTCCGGATGAGCGACCTCGCCCGCCGCCCGCTGCCGGAGGCGATGCCGTGA
- a CDS encoding ABC transporter: protein MNVLIRYQLELLLRSQRWLPPFLAYVLLMVIGVTAGEALLGAYGFGTAVLLPITAWYVRCTATAEPAAARACLAAAVGQPRVHLAALLAALIAGLTLGLTGLLAVWAISGRVAAKPHAADPPLRDALLAGLLGTVVCVLLGVLVGALCSRPVLLRSQYGIPASLGTAVLVLVASGSPANAVVRSLITASRTAKVTFPVAALAESVALAALAVAGAAVLAGRRTE from the coding sequence GTGAACGTCCTGATCCGCTATCAGCTGGAGCTGCTGCTGCGCTCCCAGCGATGGCTGCCGCCCTTCCTGGCGTACGTCCTGCTGATGGTGATCGGAGTGACCGCAGGAGAGGCACTGCTCGGCGCGTACGGCTTCGGCACGGCCGTACTGCTACCGATCACCGCCTGGTACGTGCGCTGCACCGCGACGGCGGAGCCCGCCGCCGCGCGGGCCTGCCTGGCCGCGGCGGTCGGACAGCCCCGGGTGCATCTCGCCGCCCTGCTGGCCGCGCTGATCGCGGGTCTGACCCTGGGCCTGACCGGGCTGCTCGCGGTCTGGGCGATCAGCGGACGGGTCGCCGCGAAGCCGCACGCCGCCGACCCGCCCCTTCGGGACGCGCTGCTCGCCGGACTGCTCGGCACGGTGGTGTGCGTGCTGCTCGGCGTCCTGGTGGGTGCGCTGTGCAGCCGTCCGGTGCTGCTGCGCTCGCAGTACGGCATCCCGGCGAGCCTCGGTACGGCCGTCCTGGTGCTGGTGGCGAGCGGTTCCCCGGCGAACGCGGTCGTACGGTCGCTGATCACGGCGTCCCGCACCGCGAAGGTGACCTTCCCGGTGGCGGCCCTGGCCGAGTCCGTCGCGCTGGCCGCCCTGGCGGTTGCCGGGGCGGCCGTGCTCGCGGGACGCCGTACGGAGTAG
- a CDS encoding amino acid permease encodes MTSHSSLGERLFRRKPVASLIAESGAADALPAGAPEEGGRSGIHLRRSIGLWQLSSIGIGATVGTGIFFVLSSAVPEAGPAVILSFLIAAVTAGLTALCYAEMASAIPVSGSSYSYAYATLGEVVAFGVGVCLLLEYGVSASAIAVSWGQYLNKFFDLAFGFQIPDWMAAPPGDGGYFNLPAVILVAMVVFLLIRGVGESAKVNATMVGIKIVILVLFIAIGLTGFHSGNLRDFMPLGFGGVQVAASSIFFSFIGLDAVSTAGEEVKNPRRTLPLAIIISLVVVTLLYVGVALAAIGAQHWQLFDGQEAGLAQILQDITGQTWPAMLFAIGAIISIFSVTLVVIYGQTRILYSMGRDGMLPKKFAEVSPRTGTPVWNTVVVGIAVAVLAAFVPLDILTDLTSLGTLVAFSVVSVGVIILRRTQPDLPRGFKVPGYPVVPLLSVGFCAYLIYGLHPLTYLFFGIALALAAAVYFGYSIKHSRLNQPEPELAKVA; translated from the coding sequence TTGACCTCCCACAGCTCCCTCGGTGAGCGTCTGTTCAGACGGAAGCCGGTCGCCAGTCTCATCGCCGAGAGCGGGGCCGCCGACGCCCTGCCCGCCGGGGCGCCCGAGGAGGGCGGCCGCTCCGGGATCCATCTGCGCCGATCGATCGGGCTGTGGCAGCTCTCCTCGATCGGTATCGGGGCGACGGTCGGCACCGGGATCTTCTTCGTGCTGAGCAGCGCGGTGCCCGAGGCCGGCCCCGCGGTCATCCTGTCCTTCCTGATCGCCGCCGTCACGGCCGGCCTCACCGCCCTCTGTTACGCCGAGATGGCCTCCGCCATCCCGGTCTCGGGCTCCTCGTACTCGTACGCCTACGCGACCCTGGGCGAGGTCGTCGCCTTCGGGGTGGGCGTCTGCCTGCTGCTCGAGTACGGCGTCTCGGCCTCCGCGATCGCGGTGAGCTGGGGGCAGTACCTCAACAAGTTCTTCGACCTGGCCTTCGGCTTCCAGATCCCCGACTGGATGGCGGCCCCGCCCGGCGACGGCGGCTACTTCAACCTGCCGGCCGTGATCCTGGTGGCCATGGTGGTCTTCCTGCTGATCCGCGGCGTGGGCGAGTCGGCCAAGGTCAACGCGACCATGGTGGGCATCAAGATCGTCATCCTGGTGCTCTTCATCGCGATCGGCCTGACCGGCTTCCACTCCGGCAACCTCCGCGACTTCATGCCGCTGGGCTTCGGCGGCGTGCAGGTGGCCGCGTCCAGCATCTTCTTCTCGTTCATCGGCCTGGACGCCGTGTCCACCGCCGGCGAGGAGGTCAAGAACCCGCGCCGCACCCTGCCGCTGGCGATCATCATCTCGCTGGTCGTGGTGACCCTGCTGTACGTCGGCGTCGCGCTCGCCGCGATCGGCGCCCAGCACTGGCAGCTGTTCGACGGCCAGGAGGCCGGGCTCGCCCAGATCCTCCAGGACATCACCGGTCAGACCTGGCCGGCCATGCTGTTCGCGATCGGCGCCATCATCTCGATCTTCAGCGTCACCCTGGTCGTGATCTACGGCCAGACCCGGATCCTGTACTCGATGGGCCGCGACGGCATGCTGCCCAAGAAGTTCGCCGAGGTCTCGCCGCGTACCGGCACGCCGGTCTGGAACACCGTGGTGGTCGGCATCGCCGTGGCCGTCCTGGCCGCCTTCGTGCCGCTGGACATCCTGACCGACCTGACCAGCCTGGGCACCCTGGTCGCCTTCTCGGTCGTCTCGGTCGGCGTGATCATCCTGCGCCGCACCCAGCCGGACCTGCCGCGCGGCTTCAAGGTGCCCGGCTACCCGGTCGTCCCGCTGCTCAGCGTCGGCTTCTGCGCCTACCTGATCTACGGGCTGCACCCGCTGACCTACCTGTTCTTCGGGATCGCGCTCGCCCTGGCCGCCGCCGTCTACTTCGGCTACAGCATCAAGCACTCCCGGCTGAACCAGCCCGAGCCCGAGCTCGCGAAGGTCGCCTGA
- a CDS encoding glycosyltransferase 87 family protein: MADLAPGGRLRTILRAPTATAGVAAALLLALFAIVRHFHGFSMVDMLVYQAEGEAVTGGQDLYAMRLPGWDLPATYPPFAAILFVPTTWFAVPTLRLLVTLVNVALLALLAHFSFRLVGWPRRGHRAAAVLLATGLGVFLEPVYTTFQYGQVNLVIACLVMWDLTRSDANRLKGVGIGLAMGIKITPGAFAVYLLLTGRVRAALLSGATFLATVVLGGLALPGDSYGFWTTYLWDSRRVGITELVDNQSLRGALARLFSTNHPGLLASAAGAAVAVAGLTVAVLAARSGRFLRRPEAWGVVCTAITAVLVSPISWTHHWVWCVPLLVLLCAEAAQEAARSVPGRRRPWRTTLALVAAVFLSHALWSVPKRSGLGIEPYWQPVASVYALTGLAVLGLAAVRLRRAYRRSRQLQPVLADAALITAGLPADRPLTKQI, from the coding sequence ATGGCTGACCTGGCACCGGGCGGACGGCTGCGGACGATACTCCGGGCCCCCACGGCCACGGCCGGTGTCGCTGCGGCGCTGCTGCTGGCCCTCTTCGCGATCGTCCGTCACTTCCACGGCTTCTCGATGGTCGACATGCTGGTGTACCAGGCCGAGGGGGAGGCGGTCACGGGCGGTCAGGACCTCTACGCGATGCGGCTGCCGGGGTGGGACCTGCCGGCCACCTACCCGCCCTTCGCGGCGATCCTCTTCGTGCCGACCACCTGGTTCGCCGTCCCGACCCTGCGCCTGCTGGTGACCCTGGTCAACGTCGCCCTGCTGGCCCTGCTCGCGCACTTCTCCTTCCGGCTCGTCGGCTGGCCCCGGCGCGGGCACCGGGCGGCGGCGGTACTGCTCGCCACCGGGCTCGGCGTCTTCCTGGAGCCCGTCTACACGACCTTCCAGTACGGGCAGGTCAACCTGGTCATCGCCTGCCTGGTGATGTGGGACCTGACCCGCTCCGACGCCAACCGCCTCAAGGGCGTCGGTATCGGCCTCGCCATGGGTATCAAGATCACGCCGGGGGCCTTCGCCGTCTACCTGCTGCTCACCGGCCGCGTCCGGGCCGCCCTGCTCTCCGGAGCGACCTTCCTGGCGACGGTGGTGCTCGGCGGGCTGGCCCTGCCCGGCGACTCGTACGGGTTCTGGACCACGTACCTGTGGGACTCCCGCAGGGTCGGCATCACCGAGCTGGTGGACAACCAGTCGCTGCGCGGAGCCCTGGCCCGGCTGTTCTCCACCAACCACCCGGGCCTGCTCGCCTCCGCGGCCGGGGCAGCCGTCGCGGTGGCCGGGCTGACGGTGGCCGTACTCGCCGCCCGGTCGGGGCGGTTCCTGCGCCGGCCCGAGGCCTGGGGCGTGGTCTGCACCGCGATCACCGCGGTGCTGGTCTCGCCGATCAGCTGGACCCACCACTGGGTCTGGTGCGTACCCCTGCTGGTGCTGCTCTGCGCCGAAGCGGCCCAGGAGGCGGCACGGTCCGTACCCGGGCGCCGCCGGCCCTGGCGGACGACCCTGGCGCTGGTGGCGGCGGTGTTCCTCTCCCACGCCCTCTGGTCCGTCCCGAAGAGGTCGGGGCTGGGCATCGAGCCGTACTGGCAACCCGTCGCCTCCGTCTACGCCTTGACGGGCCTGGCCGTGCTCGGGCTGGCGGCCGTCCGCCTGCGCCGGGCGTACCGCAGAAGCCGGCAGCTGCAGCCGGTCCTCGCCGATGCGGCACTGATCACCGCAGGCCTGCCCGCCGACCGCCCCCTGACCAAGCAGATATGA
- a CDS encoding DUF2079 domain-containing protein, whose amino-acid sequence MTLQSDLRPAPAVVIRSRVVAVLPPARRRTLLLTLLCFAVSLAIGLQKWSAVQLGGFDLGIFDQGVRGYAHFGLPTSALKSFHHEFPPGFSLLGDHFSPVLALLAPLYWLWDDPRSLILGQALLFAAGVPLIRRIAARSFAAADARTTRRATDLAGLVYGLGWPLLIAARGGFHEVAFAVPLTLLMLERGQARRYATAAVAAVLLCCTKEDLGLMVGAFGLVLILRARRSHDRRGLAYGLGLLLGGPLAAVAAIRWLIPAMGGQPGYYWNYGELGPDAGSAAAHVLGDPLLLVQAAFGAPLKPLLLLWLVGTTLALPLRSATVLCAAPLIAERILSDNPNHWSIARHYDAFLWPILLTAALEALGRLYADERTRRTSRRLGVAVAGLALAAAVPLGLVGLFTPSQWQPKAGEAALVRAAAQIPDGASVEADNQAAPRLTARTDVVLVDGTPRGREYVLTRSDKRSFPFATDREQAARIDLLLAHGYRQIWAEDGVVLLHRTGTEPVPGVHVPGPDSVPVQDVVPSDVGHNLFRG is encoded by the coding sequence GTGACACTCCAGTCAGACCTCAGGCCCGCCCCTGCTGTGGTGATCCGCAGCCGGGTCGTGGCCGTCCTCCCGCCCGCCCGTCGCCGCACCCTTCTGCTGACGCTGCTCTGCTTCGCCGTCAGCCTCGCCATCGGCCTGCAGAAGTGGTCCGCCGTCCAGCTGGGCGGCTTCGACCTCGGCATCTTCGACCAGGGTGTGCGCGGCTACGCGCACTTCGGGCTGCCGACCTCGGCGCTGAAGAGCTTCCACCACGAGTTCCCGCCGGGCTTCTCCCTGCTGGGCGACCACTTCTCGCCGGTCCTGGCCCTGTTGGCGCCGCTGTACTGGCTCTGGGACGACCCGCGCTCCCTGATCCTCGGTCAGGCGCTGCTCTTCGCGGCCGGTGTCCCGCTGATCCGCCGGATCGCCGCACGCAGCTTCGCGGCGGCCGACGCGCGCACCACTCGTCGCGCCACCGATCTGGCCGGCCTGGTGTACGGGCTCGGCTGGCCCCTGCTGATCGCGGCCCGGGGCGGCTTCCACGAGGTCGCCTTTGCCGTGCCCCTCACACTGCTCATGCTCGAACGCGGCCAGGCGCGCCGGTACGCCACGGCGGCCGTCGCGGCGGTTCTGCTGTGCTGCACGAAGGAAGACCTCGGGCTGATGGTCGGCGCCTTCGGGCTGGTCCTCATCCTCAGGGCCCGCCGCAGCCACGACCGGCGTGGCCTCGCGTACGGCCTGGGCCTGCTGCTCGGCGGTCCGCTCGCGGCGGTGGCCGCCATCCGGTGGCTGATACCCGCCATGGGCGGGCAGCCCGGCTACTACTGGAACTACGGCGAGCTCGGGCCCGACGCCGGCTCGGCCGCGGCCCACGTCCTGGGTGACCCGCTGCTGCTGGTGCAGGCGGCCTTCGGCGCACCGCTCAAGCCCCTGCTGCTGCTCTGGCTCGTCGGCACCACGCTCGCCCTGCCGCTGCGTTCGGCGACGGTGCTCTGCGCCGCGCCGCTGATCGCCGAGCGAATACTCTCCGACAACCCCAACCACTGGTCGATCGCCCGCCACTACGACGCCTTCCTCTGGCCCATCCTGCTCACCGCCGCGCTGGAGGCACTCGGCCGGCTGTACGCCGACGAGCGCACCCGCCGTACCTCGCGCCGGCTCGGCGTGGCCGTGGCGGGACTCGCGCTGGCGGCCGCCGTGCCGCTGGGGCTGGTCGGCCTGTTCACGCCGTCCCAGTGGCAGCCGAAGGCCGGCGAGGCGGCGCTGGTCCGAGCGGCCGCGCAGATCCCCGACGGCGCCTCGGTGGAGGCGGACAACCAGGCCGCGCCCCGCCTCACCGCCCGCACGGACGTCGTGCTGGTCGACGGCACCCCGCGCGGCCGCGAGTACGTCCTGACCAGGTCCGACAAGCGCTCGTTCCCCTTCGCCACCGACCGGGAGCAGGCGGCGCGGATCGACCTGCTGCTGGCCCACGGCTACCGGCAGATCTGGGCCGAGGACGGCGTGGTGCTGCTGCACCGGACCGGTACGGAACCCGTCCCGGGCGTCCACGTCCCGGGCCCGGACAGCGTGCCGGTCCAGGACGTGGTGCCCTCCGATGTGGGCCACAACCTCTTCCGGGGCTGA
- a CDS encoding penicillin-binding transpeptidase domain-containing protein — MSATGRRAGTFCLLLIVALAVQATRVQVFRADSLDHNPANQRLTIQRYDQPRGNILAGAEPVTGSTPTGGRYNYKRTYTDGPQYAAVTGYSSQTYGNTQIEGIEDDLLSGTDSRLASWAVWDEIARKQNPGGDVWTTIDKAAQQAAMKGLGSQKGAVAAIEPATGKILALASTPSYDPGSFAGSSAADQEAWNKLQADTNQPMLNRALRQIYPPGSTFKVVTAAAALANGVVADINAGTGAPYPYIMPGTTTELVNDTTACDRPNLSLDTAMVLSCNSVMGYLGVQVGLGKMVSMAENLGFNDAKLDIPVRAARSNFDTKMNRSQVALSSIGQFDTAATPLVMAMVAAGVANNGKVMYPQLVDKLTKSDGSAVQVMKPVTYKQAMSASVAAEVQQLMTDVVENGTGRNARISGATVGGKTGTAQHGVANSATPYAWFISWAKPSGSGGVPPVAVAVVIADSEATDVTGGGLAAPIARSVMQAVLKGS; from the coding sequence ATCTCCGCCACCGGCCGCCGGGCCGGCACCTTCTGCCTGCTGCTGATCGTCGCGCTGGCCGTGCAGGCCACCCGGGTCCAGGTGTTCCGGGCCGACTCGCTCGACCACAACCCGGCCAACCAGCGGCTCACCATCCAGCGGTACGACCAGCCCCGCGGCAACATCCTGGCCGGCGCCGAGCCGGTCACCGGCTCCACCCCCACGGGCGGCCGCTATAACTACAAGCGCACCTACACGGACGGCCCCCAGTACGCCGCTGTCACCGGGTACTCCTCGCAGACCTACGGCAACACCCAGATCGAGGGCATCGAGGACGACCTGCTCAGCGGCACCGACAGCCGCCTCGCGAGCTGGGCGGTCTGGGACGAGATCGCCCGCAAGCAGAACCCCGGCGGCGACGTCTGGACCACCATCGACAAGGCCGCCCAGCAGGCCGCCATGAAGGGCCTGGGCAGCCAGAAGGGCGCCGTCGCCGCGATCGAGCCGGCCACCGGGAAGATCCTCGCGCTGGCCAGCACCCCCTCGTACGACCCGGGCTCCTTCGCCGGCTCCTCGGCCGCGGACCAGGAGGCCTGGAACAAGCTGCAGGCCGACACCAACCAGCCGATGCTCAACCGGGCGCTGCGTCAGATCTACCCGCCCGGCTCCACCTTCAAGGTGGTCACGGCCGCGGCCGCGCTGGCCAACGGCGTGGTCGCCGACATCAACGCGGGCACCGGCGCTCCGTACCCGTACATCATGCCGGGCACCACGACGGAGCTGGTCAACGACACCACCGCCTGCGACCGGCCCAACCTCTCGCTCGACACGGCGATGGTGCTCTCCTGCAACAGCGTCATGGGCTATCTCGGTGTGCAGGTCGGCCTGGGCAAGATGGTGTCGATGGCGGAGAACCTCGGCTTCAACGACGCCAAGCTGGACATCCCCGTCCGGGCCGCGCGCAGCAACTTCGACACGAAGATGAACCGGTCGCAGGTCGCGCTGTCCTCCATCGGGCAGTTCGACACCGCCGCCACGCCGCTGGTGATGGCCATGGTCGCGGCGGGCGTCGCCAACAACGGCAAGGTGATGTATCCACAGCTTGTGGACAAGCTGACGAAGAGTGACGGCAGCGCCGTCCAGGTCATGAAGCCCGTCACGTACAAGCAGGCGATGAGCGCCTCGGTCGCGGCCGAGGTGCAGCAGCTGATGACCGACGTGGTGGAGAACGGCACCGGCCGGAACGCCCGGATCAGCGGCGCGACCGTCGGCGGCAAGACCGGCACCGCCCAGCACGGGGTGGCCAACTCGGCCACCCCGTACGCCTGGTTCATCTCCTGGGCCAAGCCGAGCGGCTCCGGCGGTGTTCCGCCGGTCGCCGTCGCCGTGGTGATCGCGGACAGTGAGGCGACCGACGTCACCGGTGGCGGGCTGGCGGCGCCGATCGCCAGATCGGTGATGCAGGCGGTCCTGAAGGGGAGTTGA
- a CDS encoding ATP-binding cassette domain-containing protein, whose protein sequence is MRLHGISKRYGRRSPWILRGVDLAVGPGELVRIEGANGSGKSTLLRLIAGVEPPSAGRVEVTGRRAYVPERFPPALPFDAQTYLHHLGRIHGLSAAEAARRAGHWLDRFGIADRAGTPLSELSKGTCQKVAVAQALLAEADVLLLDEAWTGLDQAARATLDEAAAERAARGGRVLFVDHDPNRLAGLTTFAHAVRGGELRLVETAAEEGPLVRVEVEGELPEWLPGTPVRKPLEDGATLLEVRARHSDALLRLLLTGRRPAHIRSVRQEEAQ, encoded by the coding sequence GTGAGACTCCACGGAATCAGCAAGAGGTACGGTCGCCGCTCGCCGTGGATCCTGCGCGGGGTCGATCTCGCGGTCGGCCCGGGCGAGCTGGTGCGGATCGAGGGGGCGAACGGGAGCGGCAAGTCCACCTTGCTGAGGCTGATCGCGGGGGTCGAGCCGCCGAGCGCGGGGCGGGTCGAGGTGACGGGTCGTCGGGCCTACGTTCCCGAACGCTTCCCGCCCGCGCTGCCCTTCGATGCGCAGACGTACCTGCACCACCTCGGCCGGATCCACGGCCTCTCGGCGGCCGAGGCGGCCCGCCGGGCCGGCCACTGGCTGGACCGTTTCGGCATCGCCGACCGGGCCGGCACCCCGCTGAGCGAGCTGTCCAAGGGCACCTGTCAGAAGGTCGCGGTCGCCCAGGCCCTGCTGGCGGAGGCCGATGTCCTCCTGCTGGACGAAGCCTGGACGGGCCTGGACCAGGCGGCGCGCGCCACGCTGGACGAGGCCGCCGCCGAACGTGCGGCCCGGGGCGGCCGGGTGCTCTTCGTCGACCACGACCCCAACCGCCTCGCGGGCCTGACCACCTTCGCCCACGCGGTGCGGGGCGGCGAGCTCCGGCTCGTCGAAACGGCAGCCGAGGAGGGCCCGCTGGTGCGCGTCGAGGTGGAGGGCGAGCTGCCCGAGTGGCTGCCGGGCACCCCCGTCCGCAAGCCGCTCGAGGACGGCGCCACCCTGCTGGAGGTGCGGGCCCGGCACTCGGACGCACTGCTGCGCCTCCTGCTCACCGGCCGACGGCCCGCCCACATCCGGTCCGTCCGGCAGGAGGAGGCGCAGTGA
- a CDS encoding glycosyltransferase 87 family protein, whose amino-acid sequence MVSTRTSDVPERAGSTRFDVWEPGRGSWWWFLRYRPGRAGRLLGRRSVPALGCAVAAGWAEAFPLVSDIPNQVFWGTTAAPAYALAGLFCLTLPRRIAYRAAAAVALLGAVLVPLVVLALRGLHQSEVMVVERSAHLLLHTGTPYLPDPVVVTDYNPYLPAMTLFGLPRAALGSSNPVALVAGDARIWFALTFLSCLLVCWRLLRPSGEGSALLSLAALTASPLIGLTLAVGGVDLPLIGVCCLAMALAARGRAVPAGLVLALACTLKWTAWPALPVAVLLLWRLYGRRPAARATLTAVAVSTAVILPFVLTQAQALREQVVRFPLGLTAVHTPAGSPLPGKILAGFGPIGHTISLTLLCLGGLAVALWLLAYPPTSAVAACDLLAAGLTVAFMLAPAGRFGYLALPTVLVLWPRLAAGALPFHRRPPRSPRPPVTTLTGIQL is encoded by the coding sequence ATGGTGAGCACCCGTACGTCCGACGTCCCGGAGCGGGCGGGAAGCACCCGTTTCGACGTGTGGGAGCCCGGACGCGGCTCCTGGTGGTGGTTCCTCCGGTACCGCCCCGGCCGTGCCGGCCGCCTGCTCGGGCGAAGATCCGTGCCGGCGCTCGGCTGCGCCGTCGCGGCCGGCTGGGCGGAGGCCTTCCCGCTCGTCTCCGACATCCCCAACCAGGTCTTCTGGGGCACCACCGCCGCCCCCGCGTACGCCCTGGCGGGCCTGTTCTGCCTGACCCTGCCGCGCCGGATCGCCTACCGGGCGGCCGCCGCCGTGGCCCTGCTCGGCGCCGTCCTGGTCCCGCTGGTGGTCCTGGCCCTGCGCGGCCTGCACCAGTCCGAGGTGATGGTGGTCGAACGCTCGGCCCACCTGCTGCTGCACACCGGAACGCCGTACCTGCCCGACCCGGTCGTGGTCACCGACTACAACCCGTACCTGCCCGCGATGACGCTCTTCGGCCTTCCGCGGGCGGCGCTGGGCAGCTCGAACCCGGTCGCCCTGGTGGCCGGCGACGCCCGGATCTGGTTCGCGCTGACCTTCCTGAGCTGTCTGCTGGTCTGCTGGCGACTGCTGCGCCCGAGCGGGGAGGGGTCCGCCCTGCTGTCGCTGGCGGCCCTGACCGCCTCACCGCTGATCGGCCTCACCCTGGCCGTCGGCGGGGTCGACCTGCCGCTGATCGGGGTCTGCTGTCTGGCGATGGCGCTGGCCGCCCGGGGCCGGGCCGTCCCGGCAGGGCTGGTCCTCGCCCTCGCCTGCACCCTTAAGTGGACGGCCTGGCCGGCCCTGCCGGTGGCCGTCCTGCTGCTCTGGCGGCTGTACGGGCGGCGCCCGGCCGCCCGCGCCACCCTCACCGCCGTCGCGGTGAGCACCGCCGTGATCCTGCCGTTCGTCCTGACCCAGGCCCAGGCCCTGCGCGAGCAGGTGGTCCGCTTCCCGCTCGGCCTGACGGCCGTGCACACCCCGGCGGGCAGCCCGCTGCCCGGCAAGATACTGGCCGGCTTCGGCCCGATCGGCCACACCATCTCGCTGACCCTGCTCTGTCTGGGGGGCCTGGCCGTCGCCCTCTGGCTGCTGGCCTACCCGCCGACCTCGGCGGTCGCCGCCTGCGACCTGCTGGCCGCCGGGCTCACCGTGGCCTTCATGCTCGCCCCGGCGGGCCGCTTCGGGTACCTCGCACTGCCGACCGTCCTGGTCCTCTGGCCCCGCCTCGCCGCGGGCGCCCTCCCGTTCCACCGCCGGCCACCCCGCTCACCGCGGCCACCGGTCACCACCCTGACGGGGATACAGCTCTAG